TCCTGCTTCGCCTTCGCGAGCTGCTCACGCATGTCGATGAGAACCTGGTTCAGCATCTTCTCCGGGTTCTCCGCACGCGCGATCGCATCATTGATGTTCGAACGCAGCAGCGTCGAGAGCTTCTGAAAAATTCCCATTGGCGCTATCCCTGTTGCACGGCCGGTGCAGCCGCGCCCTGTTCAACGATTCCAGCCAGTTCCGGCAGGTGACTTGCCGCCGCCATCGTCATGCTCTCGAAGCTGCTGCGGAGCTCCACGAAGTCGAGTGTCTCCAGCTCGAGCGCATCGGAGAGCACCACCTCCTGCGCCTCGATGCCGTAGCTGCCGTGCACGATGTCCGTGGCGTTCATCTCCAGCAGACGACGGTAGAGCGGCGTGAGGCGCGTGTCGTCGGCGACCTGCGGCAGGTCCATCACCTTCAGCCGCAGAACGACGACCGGCGGCGCGTAGATGACGACCACAGGCGCGCCATCATTGTCGGACTCGATCCGCCACATCGACTCCTCGATCTCCTCGAAATCGTGCTCCATCCGGATGAGATAGCTCTCGAGGTCTTCGCGTGTCATCATCGTGACGCCCAGTTCGCTGGTCAGAAGTCTTACCCGTGCAGGGTACCAAGGTACAGCATCCCTACGCCACCTGTCACCCTTTGGTTGCGGACAGACCCGCCGCCCCGGCTGTCGGTGCCCGCCGCGCGGCCATGGGCGGCCGGCGTTCACGCATACCTTGACTCGCCCGCGCGTTCCGTCCCATCCTCGGGCCAACGGTCGCACGACATGCTCGCGGCCGGCTCACCCGCCGCTCCACACGGCGCAGCCGGGAACGGAAATGCTGCCCGCAAGACCTGCCGTTGCTGCCATTCTGCTGCTCCTGACGCTACTGCCGCAACGCACCGCTCAGGCGCAGGTCGTGACCGGCCGCCTCATGGATGCCACGGCGGGCCGTCCTGTCGCCAGTGCGTTCGTGCAGCTGGTGGACGCGGGTGGCGTGCGCCAGCAGGGTGCTCTGACGGACTCCGCGGGCCGGTACTCGCTGCGGGCCCGCGCCGCCGGCGAGTACCGGCTGTATGCGCAGGCCCTGGGCTACGTCACCGCAACATCGCCGCTGCTGCGTCTCGGGCCGGACTCCGTCCACTACGACTTCGAGCTGAGCCGGCGCGCCCTGGTGCTGCCGTCCGTAGACGCCCGTTCGGAGGATTCGCGCGGGTGCGAGCGACGTCCTGACGGCCAGGCCGTGGTGGCCCTGTGGGATGCGGTAAGGACTGCGCTCACGGTGACGGCATGGACGGGCGAAACCGGCTCGATCCGCTATTCGATGATGAATCACATGCGCGAGCTGGATGAGTCGCAGCGCAGAATCGAGCGGGAGGAGCGCGCCCCCGTCTATGCGACGGCGGCGCTGCCGTACAGGTCGGTACGACCGGAGCAACTCGCACGTGACGGCTACCTGGTAACGGAAGGGGACGTGAACTGGCTTCTGGGGCTGGACGCGGACGTACTGCTCTCGGAATCGTTCCTGGATTCGCACTGCTTCAGGTTGGTGGCGTCGAAAGACACCACTCGGATCGGACTCGGCTTTACACCACTGCGGCGCGACGGACGTACGGACGTAAGCGGCGTTCTGTGGGTGAACCGGCGCACGGCCGAGCTGCAGCACCTGGAGTTCGAGTACGAGGGGCTGCCGGAACACATGCGGCGGTTCGGCGCCTCGGGTGAAGTGCACTTCGAGCGACTGGGCACGGGCGCCTGGATCGTCACGCGCTGGTGGATCCGTTCGCCGCTGGTGTCTGCGCGTCGGTTCTCGCGACGCTACGAGCTCACGGGATACCGGGAGGACGGCGGTACCGTAACGTTCGCGGAAACGATCGATCCCACGTTATTCGGGCGACACGGCAGCGGTGCCATTGAAGGGACCGTGCTCGATACCGTGACCGGCGGGCCGGCGCAGCGCGCGCTCGTGTTCCTCTCCGGAACCCCGTTCTCGGCCGTATCGGACAGCACCGGGCGCTATCGGATCGCGGGCGTTCCGCCGGGCACCTACGCGATCGGATTCACACACCCGATCCTACAGGAGATCGGTCTGCCGCAGCAGCTGGATACGGTGCGCGTCGACAGCGCGGCGACGGTGCAGCGGAGTTTCGCACTTCCGACGATGTCCGAGCTGCTTCACATTGCCTGTCCCCATGCGCCGCCGGAAACGACATTGGGCCTCGTGTACGGTGTCGTGCGACGGACGGAGACGGGGGAGCCGCTGGGCGGCGTGGAAGTCCATGCTCGCTGGAAGGGCCAGCCGCGCCGCGCCGATCGCAGCCAGGGTGGAGCTCCACGGTGGGCGTCGCTCACCAGTCCCGAAGGTCGCTACGCGATCTGCTGGGTACCGACGGACCGCGAGGTCGAAGTCACCGTCCTCACGGGCGAGGTGCAACACCGCAGTACGACCGTGGATCTGTCCCGGAGCCCCGTCCGGCGGCAGGATTTCGTACCCTGACTCATCCGACAGGCGCCAGCCCCAGCGTTTCCGCCAGGAAACGGCCGGTGTGCGACACCGGATTTGCTGCAACCGTCTCCGGTGTGCCTTCGGCCACGATGGCGCCACCTCCCGCACCGCCCTCCGGCCCGAGATCGATGATCCAGTCGGCCGTCTTCACGACCTCGAGGTTGTGCTCGATGACCACGACCGTGTTACCGCGATCGACCAGACGGTGCAGCACGTGGAGCAGCATGCGCACATCCTCGAAGTGCAGACCCGTCGTCGGCTCGTCGAGGATGTAGAGCGTGCGGCCGGTATCACGGCGCGACAGCTCCGTCGCCAGCTTCACGCGCTGCGCCTCGCCGCCGCTCAGCGTCGTCGCGGACTGACCGAGATGGATGTAGCCGAGTCCTACATCCGAGAGTGTCTGGAGCTTGTGCCGGATGTTCGGCACGGCGTCGAAGAACTCGAGCGCTTCGTCGACGGTCATGTCGAGCACATCCGCGATCGTGCGGCCCTTGTAGAAGACCTCGAGCGTCTCGCGGTTGTAACGCCGCCCGCGGCACACGTCGCAGGGTACGTATACGTCCGGCAGGAAGTGCATCTCGATCTTGATCAGGCCGTCACCCTGGCACGACTCGCAACGGCCGCCCTTCACGTTGAAGCTGAAGCGGCCGGGTGCGTACCCGCGGATCTTCGACTCCGGCAGCTCGGCAAAAAGCGAGCGGATGGGTGTGAAGAGGCCGGTGTACGTCGCCGGATTCGAGCGCGGTGTGCGACCGATCGCCGACTGATCGATGTCGACGACCTTGTCGATGCGATCCAGGCCCTCGATGTCGTCGTGCTCGCCCGGCAGAACCCGCGCGTTATAGAAATGGCGCGACAGGGTCTGGTAGAGGATGTCCGTGATCAGCGTGCTCTTGCCGGAGCCGCTGACACCGGTGACGCAGGTGAACGTGCCGAGCGGGAACGTCGCATCGATGTTGCGCAGGTTGTGCTCACGCGCGCCACGCACGACCAGGTAGCCGTCATCGGCCGCCTGGCGCCGCGTCTTCGGCATCGGAATCTCGCGGTCGCCGCGCAGGTACGCCGCAGTCAGCGACCTGTCACTCTTCAGAACCTCTTCGAGTGTGCCTTCGGCAACGACCTCTCCGCCGTGGCGGCCGGCGCCAGGACCGAGATCGATGATGTGGTCGGCGGCCGCGATCGTCTCGCGGTCGTGCTCCACGACGAGCACCGTGTTGCCGAGATCACGCAGCTGCTTGAGCGTCTGGAGGAGCCGCTCGTTGTCGCGCTGGTGCAGGCCGATGCTCGGCTCGTCCAGGATGTAGAGCACACCAACCAGGCGGCTGCCGATCTGCGTCGCCAGGCGGATCCGTTGCGCCTCGCCGCCCGACAGTGTTTCCGCACTGCGGCCGAGCGTGAGGTACTCGAGCCCGACATTGACCAGGAACTGGAGGCGCTCGCGCACTTCCTTCAGGATCGGCCCTGCGATCTCCGTCTGCAGCGAGGTCGATGAGGAAAGATCCGCAAAGAACGCCAGCGCCTCGGCGACGCTCATGTGAACGGCGTCGCCGATGGAGCGGCCTCCGACAGTGACCGCCAGGCTCTCCTGCTTCAGCCGGCTGCCGCCGCAGGTCCGGCATGGCAGCGTCATCATGAACTCCTGGAGCTGCTCGCGCACGGAATCCGACGACGTCTCCTCGTAGCGCCGCATCACGTTCGTGAGCACGCCTTCCCAGGGCTCGCTGTACGAGCCCGCGGCGCCGCCGGAGCGGTACGGGAACTTCACCTTGCGGCGACCGGACCCGTTCAGGATGCCGTCACGCACCTTCTGCGGCAGCTCACCCCACGGCGTGTTGGGATCGAAGCCGTAGTGTTCGGCCAGGCCCGGAATGATCGTCTTGCGCAGGTGGCCGGTCGGCTCGCCCCACGGCAGGATGACACCTTCGAGGAGGGAGATAATGGGATCGCCAACGACGAGTGCGGGGCTGACCTCGCGCCGCGTGCCGAGGCCGCCGCAGCCGTCGCAGGCCCCGTACGGCGAGTTGAACGAGAACTGGCGCGGCTCCAGCTCGGCCATGCTGGTGCCGCAATGGACGCACGCGTAGCGCTCGCTGAACAGGTGCGTCTTCGGCTCCGCCGCATGCTCGACTACTTCGGCAATGCCATTGGCGGCGCGGAGCGCGGTCTCGAGCGAGTCCGCGATGCGGGAACGATCCGCTTCGCGCACGACAAGTCTGTCCACGACCATCGAAATGTCGTGGTTCTCGTAGCGGTTCAGCTTCGGCGGCGACTCCAGATCATGCAGCTCGCCGTCGACGCGCACGCGCACAAAGCCTTTCCGGCGCGCGTCCTCGAACAGGTCGCGGAACTCACCCTTGCGGCCGCGCACGAGCGGCGCGAGGACTTCGAGGCGCGTGCCCTCCGGCCAGGCGAGGATCTGATCGACGATCTGTGTCGATGACTGGCGCCGCACCGGCTGCCCGCACTCGGTGCAGTGCGGCACCCCGACGCGCGCCCACAGGAGACGCAGATAGTCGTACACCTCGGTGACGGTGCCGACGGTCGAGCGCGGGTTACGGCCGGTTGTCTTCTGTTCGATGGAAATCGCAGGCGAAAGACCCTCGATCACATCGACGTCCGGCTTCTCCATCACGCCGAGGAACTGGCGGGCGTACGCCGACAGCGATTCGACGTAGCGACGCTGGCCCTCGGCGTAGATTGTGTCGAACGCGAGCGACGACTTGCCGGATCCGGATAATCCCGTGATCACGACCAGGCGGTCGCGCGGGATCTCCACATCGATGTTCTGCAGGTTGTGCTCGCGGGCGCCGCGGACAACCAGTTTCTCTTCCATGTATCGGCTCGGCCTTCGGGGTTGCGGGCTGACCGGGGAGATACCCCGCGGGCGCGGACTCGGTCCGGGGTTATGGGCAGGCGATTTTTCAATCGCGGAGAACGGCGGGAGATGGCGGAGAACGCGGAGAGCCGGGTCGTTGCGGGGACGCCACGTCGAGTCAGCGTCCGCGGTTTTCAGCCATTTCCCTTGTTTGGTTCCAATTACTTCAGAAGGCGGCGAAATACCCGGAGCCCGGACCCGGCCGCGGCGGCTCCGTGGTCTCCATGATCTCCTGCAGGTCTCCGCGAATGAAATCCGTTGTTGTAACGCTACTTCGCCCGTTCCAGGTACTTCCCTTCCCGCGGGTCCACGCGGAGCATGTCGCCCTCGTTGATGAAGGAGGGGACCTGCACCGTGACGCCGTTGGAGAGCGTGGCGGGTTTCGTCATGGCGGTCTTCGTGGCGCCGGTCATGGTCGGCTCTGTCTCCACCACTTCCAGCTCGAGGGAAGACGGCAGCTCCACGCCGATCGCCTGACCGTTATAGAACTCCGCGAGGATGACCATGTTCTCGGTCAGCCACTGGCCGGAGTCGCCGAGAATCTCATCATCGAGCATGAGCATCTCGAACGTCTCGTTGTTCATGAAGTGGTAATGGTGCGCGTCCTTGTACATGAACTGGAGCTCGTGCGTCTCCATCTGCGCCTTCTCGACCGTGTCGGCGGCGCGGAACCGGTGCTCGGTGGTCGAGCCCGTCTTGATGTTGCGCATCTTGGCCTGAACGAACGCGCGCAGATTTCCGGGCGTGTGGTGATGAAACTCGATCACGCGGTGCGGCTCACCGTTGAACAGGATCACGTTGCCGCGTCGGATCTGCGTGGCGGGCATCGACATGGAGCTAATCCTCTTACTGGTTCTGAAAGCAGTGCAGACTGGCAATTTTCGCGGCGCACGGCGCGTGCGTCAAGCCGACGGAGGGGCGTGCGCGGCCAGCCAGTCGGCAAGCAGTGGCCATATTTCGCGGCGGGCATCGCGGCTGACAATGAGGTCGGCGTGACCGTAGTCCCGGCTGAAACCGGTGTCGATGCCGGCTTCGATGAAGAGGCGATCGGGGGAACCGGCGAGGTCGAAGAGTCCGCGGCAGGCAGCGGGGGGCGCGAAGCGGCGATCGCCGGATCCGGCGATGAACAGCAGTGGCAGCCGCAGGCGCGTGAGGGCTGTGCTGTAATCGGTACCGTCGCGACCGATCCAGCGTCCGCGGAGGTTCCAGTCCATCCACTGCTCCATGACACCGGGCAACTCGTCCTCGGGGCCGAGACCGAGCAGGCGTGCGGGGAACGCATCCATGTGACGCGACGCAAAGCGCATCGCCCACGCCCCGGCGCGGCGCCACCGCTGCAGCCATGGCAGCGGGGTGGCTATGATTGCGGCCGCTGCGACGCCG
The genomic region above belongs to Longimicrobiales bacterium and contains:
- a CDS encoding carboxypeptidase regulatory-like domain-containing protein; amino-acid sequence: MLPARPAVAAILLLLTLLPQRTAQAQVVTGRLMDATAGRPVASAFVQLVDAGGVRQQGALTDSAGRYSLRARAAGEYRLYAQALGYVTATSPLLRLGPDSVHYDFELSRRALVLPSVDARSEDSRGCERRPDGQAVVALWDAVRTALTVTAWTGETGSIRYSMMNHMRELDESQRRIEREERAPVYATAALPYRSVRPEQLARDGYLVTEGDVNWLLGLDADVLLSESFLDSHCFRLVASKDTTRIGLGFTPLRRDGRTDVSGVLWVNRRTAELQHLEFEYEGLPEHMRRFGASGEVHFERLGTGAWIVTRWWIRSPLVSARRFSRRYELTGYREDGGTVTFAETIDPTLFGRHGSGAIEGTVLDTVTGGPAQRALVFLSGTPFSAVSDSTGRYRIAGVPPGTYAIGFTHPILQEIGLPQQLDTVRVDSAATVQRSFALPTMSELLHIACPHAPPETTLGLVYGVVRRTETGEPLGGVEVHARWKGQPRRADRSQGGAPRWASLTSPEGRYAICWVPTDREVEVTVLTGEVQHRSTTVDLSRSPVRRQDFVP
- the uvrA gene encoding excinuclease ABC subunit UvrA; its protein translation is MEEKLVVRGAREHNLQNIDVEIPRDRLVVITGLSGSGKSSLAFDTIYAEGQRRYVESLSAYARQFLGVMEKPDVDVIEGLSPAISIEQKTTGRNPRSTVGTVTEVYDYLRLLWARVGVPHCTECGQPVRRQSSTQIVDQILAWPEGTRLEVLAPLVRGRKGEFRDLFEDARRKGFVRVRVDGELHDLESPPKLNRYENHDISMVVDRLVVREADRSRIADSLETALRAANGIAEVVEHAAEPKTHLFSERYACVHCGTSMAELEPRQFSFNSPYGACDGCGGLGTRREVSPALVVGDPIISLLEGVILPWGEPTGHLRKTIIPGLAEHYGFDPNTPWGELPQKVRDGILNGSGRRKVKFPYRSGGAAGSYSEPWEGVLTNVMRRYEETSSDSVREQLQEFMMTLPCRTCGGSRLKQESLAVTVGGRSIGDAVHMSVAEALAFFADLSSSTSLQTEIAGPILKEVRERLQFLVNVGLEYLTLGRSAETLSGGEAQRIRLATQIGSRLVGVLYILDEPSIGLHQRDNERLLQTLKQLRDLGNTVLVVEHDRETIAAADHIIDLGPGAGRHGGEVVAEGTLEEVLKSDRSLTAAYLRGDREIPMPKTRRQAADDGYLVVRGAREHNLRNIDATFPLGTFTCVTGVSGSGKSTLITDILYQTLSRHFYNARVLPGEHDDIEGLDRIDKVVDIDQSAIGRTPRSNPATYTGLFTPIRSLFAELPESKIRGYAPGRFSFNVKGGRCESCQGDGLIKIEMHFLPDVYVPCDVCRGRRYNRETLEVFYKGRTIADVLDMTVDEALEFFDAVPNIRHKLQTLSDVGLGYIHLGQSATTLSGGEAQRVKLATELSRRDTGRTLYILDEPTTGLHFEDVRMLLHVLHRLVDRGNTVVVIEHNLEVVKTADWIIDLGPEGGAGGGAIVAEGTPETVAANPVSHTGRFLAETLGLAPVG
- the efp gene encoding elongation factor P, with protein sequence MSMPATQIRRGNVILFNGEPHRVIEFHHHTPGNLRAFVQAKMRNIKTGSTTEHRFRAADTVEKAQMETHELQFMYKDAHHYHFMNNETFEMLMLDDEILGDSGQWLTENMVILAEFYNGQAIGVELPSSLELEVVETEPTMTGATKTAMTKPATLSNGVTVQVPSFINEGDMLRVDPREGKYLERAK
- a CDS encoding alpha/beta fold hydrolase, giving the protein MTDTVTTRSILTEDDVAITVHRVGSHDGTPVILAPGTFSNWSFWLGTRGTGFARELARRGFEAWVVDLRGHGRSQRPAPGERWNFDDWGRLDLPAVIRAAHDEGRTPLLVGHSAGGASVLAALAGTGGLESGVAAAAIIATPLPWLQRWRRAGAWAMRFASRHMDAFPARLLGLGPEDELPGVMEQWMDWNLRGRWIGRDGTDYSTALTRLRLPLLFIAGSGDRRFAPPAACRGLFDLAGSPDRLFIEAGIDTGFSRDYGHADLIVSRDARREIWPLLADWLAAHAPPSA